The sequence ctacacattcaacgcacatcttcggcgtattggggtcatggagagcggtctctgcacctgtggcaacggttatcaggacatcgagcatgtcgtatggtcatgtgtggggtattgtgacgccaggtctgttttaaaggactccctcagggcccgaggtagaccacctgatgttccggttcgagatgtgttggcgagtcgggatatttcatatatgttgctcatatataaattccttaaacacattaatatacaagtgtaatctgcgttagttacccctgttcctcgactgatgctaagaagaaactccacccacaggttcgacactaacatccgcccgaatctccccatccctcgtctgtccaccatcttcattggaactaacaagatctttctgctgtcactaaattttctgcttccccctcccacgttttttcaccatctcgatgtcaactaattagatctttgtcgttcttagtcattttgttcccatatcccctttttactctgttctccgtaatatttacttctctgtatatatttcttttttttttcattttcctccgtaacatcatcatcattgcccacggacggccgctgtagtctatgagatgaatatgggccacccgcctggtattcgtagcctgggggtgttccccgcgaacccacacggacagaaaaaagcggctaataccaagatacttaccaacgtgttacattcagtacgccggccggtgccgattgccagctgaaggcgggatctgccaaagtcattacattatcttaatatactatcctagttttaagttatttgttaattaaaattagaaaaagcccttggcatcttagagcttaagcagtgtgccttaataaattatataattgaaaaaaaaaaaaaatataagcgATATACGTTTTGAGTGGTGAGAGAAATGTCTAATTCGTGCACGCTAAAATAGCAACACtctgcacccatacaattgacatgatatattcaatgtgaTGACGTGCAATGGTGTAGTTGATCTGAAAACTGATTTCTCTCTAACCTGATAGGTTCTGCTTTGATTCAAAATAGTGAACTTCTCGATTTTCGAATCCAAAGAGAAtcgctatgaaaaaaaactcgGTGACCGGAAAAAAAATACGTAGAGATTCTACAATAGAATTCTCTAAAAATGTTGATGCTTGCAATAAATTCAGCTTTGTTTAAGCAATAACATTTTCAGGGAAATATGGTTTGGCAGGGAATTCTCAGCCGTTGTTTCACCATATAACCAACAAATCGAAAGACTCACATCCACGCAAAGCTACtcactaaaaaaaatattcaaaaggttttttgctattggcacttcagaatctcggcaatcccAAATACGTCAACTATCAATTATTAAAAGCGATCAGGATTGAACCATGAATTGCCGATTCATCAGTAATCTAGCGTGAAAAGTGTTTTATGGTATTTTTTTAATGCCTAATTAAATTTAGAATACAACAAAAGGTGGGTGagaaatgtcagagacataactggatgacgtgaatacgaataaaactagcacgctttccccttcttcactattagaatttgaaacgatgcacctacaccaaagtacggattagttacatcaaatatTCTGACACACAATCAAGTATTACGAAATAATTTGTATGGTTATCtataataaaatcattttgGTACTGAAATAGTGGATAGTGCCGAGTTGAATTCTAATTTCCAGTGAAGAAAACATCAATTCGCTGGATTGATCAACGATACAATAGGCTtttgatatgaaaagtatgaaatattggGAGTAATTCGGTTCTTTTCTTGGGgtcaaaaataaatgtaaaaagaatttgaagattaatcaaagtatcgtccatcactagttactacttttttacatctctcaggcaattttcaaattccatctcgaaaaaatgtcaGGCCTTTTGAGGGAATCTAAGTTCaaagccaattttcgatttcttcgaAGTATACCGATGAGCTGCCATATCGTACTGCATCTGTCGGAaaaaccagtaatcagaaggagcaatgttaGGAGAATACGACGGGTGCAGAAAAATGTCCCACTTAagtgtttccaaatatttttttccgacttttgcgacatgaggccgagtgttgtcatgcaggagaatagGTTTGTCATATCTCTGCTTGTGTTCCGGGCATTCTTCTCCTAATGCAGTCTATTGCCCGTTATAAGATCGCCTGGTTGTAGCAGCTCATAGTACACAACACCTTTTTGGTCCCACCAGATGCACAACATGAACTTCGAACCATTAATATTGGTGTTGATGGTTAAGTCGATGGCAATAATTGATCGGACAAAGcgtagtattttttcttcttggggTTATCGTAGAATATCCATTTCTCATCCCCAGCAACACTTCGATGTAAAAATCctttttttgttccttttgaTAGTGAAAAAGTGTTGCTCACAAGTGAAAAAATCGCCTTTCAATGTCTCTCGGTCTAAGTTCATAACGCGTCCAACCctgcttttgaatcattcccatggattttaatcgtacagaaactgcttgATTCTGCAAACTCTTCTTGACTCGAATCATAatgtttgtcttcaatttttttttggttgtccaGAGCGAGGCCTGTCTTCAACACTGAAATCTTCATTCTTGAAACATCGAAACCGTTTCCTACATAATTTATCAGTAACATTCACATCCATTTGATGCGCTTTAGCTGaacttttcttcaaaataaaacggaatactaaaacttcccgcaaatgctgcTTACTTAACCCAAAATTGCTCATAATTCACACAGTTAAacccgggttggcgattcaatgcatacggcgctggtcttaaaaGCCAGTTACCATCTGTTCGAGccttgacctggaaggattcatagtgtcaggatcgtagtactagccatgcaataattctgttcgctaagaattggctgcaaagtctgttgaaacagaaagaccaaactccacaaaaggaatgtaatgtcaagactttgctAACACAGTGCAAAACAAGCTTTAAAAAAACTTGAACCAATATGAACTGAATAGCAATAACAGATGTCCaacctcttgaaactatcgacatcagctgttactgttcaatattcataacaacCAGAGCCATCTTTAGAAAACGaaccgaactgattttttcacttttgatttgcatatttcaacagataaataattctaataattctttagataacatttagagcccttAGATGGGCTAATTTTCCCCATCGTTGTTTACTTTTCGTTGTAacttttcgcggttaatttccgcgaaatggttcacagcctaagacaATTgacagttactggacccaaagctattgatctgcaaaaaccattgcaagataccttagataaattgtccgtttgggctgttcatctggggatcgaattctctgcggagaaaacagagctggtcgtcttttcaagaaagcatgatcccgcgcagcttcagcttcatatgatgggatgaatgacccaacaggttttgacttttcaatatctcggggtgtggtttgattccaaattacattaggtatctgataacaaaatgccaacaaagagtaaattttcttcgaacaataacaggatctaggtagggtgctcatccggaagatctaataaaagtgtatcagacaacgataccttcagtgatggaatatggatgcgtttgctttcgttccgctgcaaactctcatattatcaaacttgagcgaattcagtatcgttgtttgcgaattgctttaggctgcatgcattcgacacatacaatgagtcttgaagttctggcgggagttcttccattaaaagatcgtttttgggagctttcatcgcgactgctaataagatgtgaggtactgaatcccctggttattaataacttcgaaaggctagttgagcttcaatctcaaacaagattcatgacagtatattttaaccatatgtcacaggaaatcagcccttcaagatatattcctatccgtgacagcctcatAAATGTCCCTGacgcaactttatttttcgacacatccatgcagcgcgaagtgcgtggaatcccggaacacctacgctcgatggaaatcccaaaaatattttcaagtaagttcaggcatattgactctgagacaatgtttttcacggacggatcacgaattgaagaggctacttggtttggtatattcaacaataatgtttcggcttcaagagcctgcatctgtttatatatcagagttagcagcagttcattatagtttgagtgtaatcgtcacattatctccaaaccattattttctcttcacagatagtctgagtgcaattgaagccattcgttcaaacgctgttggcaaaaatgaaccgattttcttgggcaaaataaaacagtgcctgaacgtcatattgaataataattatcaaatcacaattgtttgggtcccggctcattgctccattccaggcaatgaaagagccgatagtttagccaaacgtgatgctattgagggtgaaatttatgagagaccgattactttcaacgaattctacagcgcgtcccgccaaagaacacttgccagctggcaagcttcttgggataaagatgatctgggtcggtggatgcactcaattatacctaaaatatcgacaaaggcatggttcaggggactggatgtgagtagggacttcattcgtgtgatgtccagactcatgtccaatcactacacgttagatgcacatctccttcgaattggactttccgaaattaatcattgtgcttgtggcgaatgttatcgcgatattgatcatgtcgtttggacatgcgtggagtgtcgtgatgtcagatctcaactattaaattccttgcgtacccaaggtagactatccaatgtcccagttcgagacattcttgcttgtcgtgacctttcttacatgaaacttctttatcatttcataaagacaattgaagtgtcaatttaataattgacccttttgagggttagttctgactcctactgcgtccattagttcatccaatagcaaaattttaacaaaaatgatgtgctgataaaaatatgagtttgttacgaaatcagcaacaaaatgtatacaaatttcagcttattttataatttatagcagttaatcattctaaataatgttcttaagtagattcaataataaataacgaaatacctaatatgatatttaaaaaataagaggaatatgttttattaaactcaaatcgttgtgactatattagtattatattaggataagaattctatgtaaaagtgatgctacggagaagaaaaacttatgtaaattgccttaagaaataaacgtatttatgaaaaaaaaacattagtttcaaacatacaaaaacgcactttaccgagatatcagaatattTATTTAATGAATTTCCGAAAAGAATTTAATGAATTACTGAATAATCTGTAAAATGCCGTGTTGTCGatctaattcggcatttcattatgcAAAGCTCGAGAATCGGCTTTGTGTATACTAAAATTTAGTGTATACTAAAATTTAGTAAACTGCCATCATGATCCGGAAATGCTACAGTAGCTCCGCGATCATTCGGTGGATTCCGACGGCAAGGACGGCAATATACCCAGTTGCCCGTCACTTTACCCAACCGAAAGGATTGGGTCACTGACGTTGACTAATCTAGTGTCCCgtaaagtttgtgatttaaaccgAACATTATTCGAATATTTTTTGGTAAAAGAGATACCTAATTTTAAATTAATCCTATTATTCTTCGCCGAATCAATCAACATTAAAACGGGATCAGACTAATCTAggattttcgaatttttagtgagtatcgaaaatatatttgaatttcatATAGCACGATGTAATTACAGCAAAAAATTCTATACAATAAATAGCCAATTCAACATATGAAAACTTACTCGAAAAAGTAGAAACTAACTAATTAAAAAGTTGTCATTccatgacattttcatagatGATTATATTAATTCTTAGGAATAAATTGTCGTATGGATCCATTCGTCCATATTGAATGACGCAACGTTAGATCCGTTGCCTGTCTTCAGCCGGAAGATATCTACGAacattaagaaaagtttaataacAAAATCCAGTGTAACAACGGTAATATATTTACCAATCATGGTTTTTATCTTCACCGCACAGGTGACAAAATCGTCAAACCAAATCTCCCCTTCCTTTGAGCCGTACCGATGCATCAGACTGTTGAGAATCTTGTTGTTCAGATTGTACCCGGCAGACTGCAGCGCCACTTTCAGTTCGAACGGGTTCAAATGTCCAGCCTGCTTTTTGTCGTACAACTTGAAGACTGCCTTCCAGCGGGCGATGTCTGTTAGCAGTTTTTGAAACTCGAGGAAACCCAATTTTCCGGACTGGTCTTCATCGAGCATGGCAACCATCGAGCGACAGGCATCCTTAGAGAATCCGCTGCTAGAGGTGCCCACTACGAGAgaggaaaaaagttttattaaaacagatatttttttcataagcctGGTTCCTTCGAACATTCCACACCCactgtttaaaaaataaaatctgaGATTACATACGATGTGTCTCACCGGCCATTAAAGGAGCCTTCTCCTTGTGAACCACAACATCATTGGCACCAGTACTCTGCTGTGGTCGATTGTCTCCGCCGGCCATATTCGCATACCAATCCTGTAGGATTGCTAATAAACCACAACACACTGGCTCGCTTTCCGCAATTACCGATGCTTTGCTAACTTTTAGCTCAAACGGAGCCGCCTGATAGCTTTGAGAGATTCCTTTGGCAACCGCCGCTATGTCATCACGGAAGCAGTGATCTAATACCAACTTTAATTCCATCCAGTCCACTTCGCCATCGACTCCTGCTACGTCTACGAAAAgccgttccatcgcttcgcgttgAGGATTCGGTTTCACTGGATCTGGCATAATTGGTTTGATCTGCATGGAAAGGGTTCAGAATTAACTCAATTTTTTTGTCTGGTCTGATACTTTATGGTCCATAGTACATAGTGTTATTTAACAAACATTGAATGCAATATATAAAGCACTTACTGGCACTGTATGAGGGGTACCTGGACGGTTGTTGTTATCATCGGGTGAAACCTTAAAACATTAGCATATACAGCAAAAGAAAAACATTCAATGAGAACTATACTACTAATGTGGGAAAAGGTATTATGTACATTATTTTCTATACAAGCTGGTGCTGGGACTTCAATCGAGCTGTTAGCATATCACATCATATATATGTTATCAGAAAGATTTTCCTTACCCGTGGATCCAGATCACATACACCGACTTCATTCTCATTTTCACTCAAGCAGTTCGGGCACTCGGAAAACACCCGAATTAGGAACTCTCCTTCTTGATTCGGTTCAAATGTGGATGGAATCACGACATATACTCCAGGATCCAACCGAAACCGACAAGTGGTCTCACGTAAATTGATGAAGGTAGATCTTGCTGCCGAAGCGTTCTGTAGGAAAAACTCTTTTGGTAGAGGTTTCTTGACAAGATCAGCTTCCGTTACTCGGTAGAGTATTAGGCCTATGGTGAGACAATCGATTCCTTTATTGCGTTTGGATCGACGATTTTTCTGCATCAATGCAACAATAGCCGTCGCTTTCCCCTCTTTGTCATCCTTGTCGGGATCCTTCAAATGAATAACGTATTGTGGGTTGTGCCAAAAtgtatccggatagtttctacATCCACCAGCAGTACTACCTATGGCCCATTCACCTTCAAATGATGACTGCTTCCAAGGGTATCCTTCTCTCTGGCGGACGATCGGACAATTTGGGTTGAGATTACAAAGCTCAACTCGATCGAAATATCGTACGAAATCTTGAAACGAGATCCAGAACTCTCCGTCCACTTCGAATATTAATCCGATCTCCCGTTTTGTTTCATCCGGGATGAACTTCCATTCAGGAGATTTGTCGCTCCACGCCCCATTCCATTCATTGCTATTTCCCCAAGGGTTCCTTAATCGTAGTAACTGTATTTTCCCTTTAGCTCTTGGTGTCTGAATATCTATCATTTTCGCCATCGTTATGGAATACGCGTGACCTCGGATCAATCCCTGTGCCGTCTCTGCTTCGAACTTACTCGGATCTGGTTCCAAACTACAAGCGAACATGGCATGGTTCGTGAAACCTTTTTCAATGATACTGAATAAATCCTTAGGTGCATCTTTCATATCAAAGGTCTCCGTCAAGCCTCCGGTGAAATCTTCCATGGCCTCACTAGCGGATCCACCTCGCAAAGCCTCGTACGACCCGAACACCTTTGCATAAGCCTTCTCCAGCAGAGCACTCCAGAACTCGTGTTTTTCCGTTGATCGCATGTAAATCAGGTTGCCGTCTACCGTCGGCAGCCGGTCATCGATCACTACATCGCACCATTGACCGAAACGCCAAAagcgaaaatgaaaaatacccgCATAATTCTCCCGGAAACTGTTGTCCTCTGGGACCACTCGGGAAAACAGTAGGGGATCTTGCGTTAAATTTGCTGCCGCGGCCAGCAGCCAACAATCACCGAGTTCACCCTGGTTAATGTCGAACCTCGAGTAGCTGTTCTCGAAGAATGCCGCGTCCTTGCTGATCTCGGTTGGTCGCAGCCATTTGATGTTGGACCGATAATCGCCACTGAAACTGAGTGACGAACTGTTCGCTGGAAACTCAGGATCCTCGAACAGGGTTCGGTTACGGATACACCGGTCCCGCAGATCGTAAAAATCTTGCGCTTCGGCACTGCGGATGTCTTTCTTGGGTTTCAGTTGCTGGAAGAGAGACAAATTCAAGTTTAATAATTGATAGGTTAAATTAATTACATGCGTACTGTGGATTCTATTTTGGACAAGATTACCGAATATTTTCAATATTGTGCTTTTGTCCTTATAATTTCTGTCTGGTTTCTACAAATGCTGAACATTTATTCATCAATAAATCTGAAATCACTGAAACCGACACAACACACAACAGAAGAACAATAaagtaagaagccagttgtcaggttttATCTTAGAGTTTGACAAACAGCTTTCAATCGTGCCATCCTTAAGATATCTGTTAAAATTTCAAGACATTTGGtctattagtttgttagttatTGTGCAGTCAGTGATGCTATCTTTGGAAAATTATAAATAACGAAGAAAACAGAATTTCGTGTGCAGCtgaaacactatcttttcgataagaaaataaatattgtgcaAGCAAAGAAACGTCTTGGTATGCATTATCCGGCCACTGCTCTAAGCAAATCAACCATTATTGACTGGTATGCTGAATTTAAAGTGGTCGTGCCAACACCGATGATGTACCGTGCTCTAGTTGTCCAAATGATGCTATTGTTCCCAAAAGTGTGTTCCACCGTTATAGAAAACCAAAACTGCAaccgcatccaccatattcgccagatCTAGCCCCCAGCGATTATTATTTGTCTTCAGATTAAAAAAAGAAGCTGAAACGGAGTTTTTTTTAGGCCAAGAAGAAATCATCGTATTAAAGGTGTGCAGAAATGTTGGAAAGTCGTTGAAACAATGTCGTTgctcttgaaaaaaattaaaatcaggaaaagttttgttttcattatcAGACCGGAGACTTTTGACCGATATCACTACGCACATTTGTGAAGTTGATACGGGCCACCAAAGAACTCATCGTTTTCCATAAATGAACGTTCTAAAAATGTAGGACCTCGAAGTAGAACTATTTTCTTTAGACTTTACTTGTTCAAActtaatttttacatattaaaTGTAGGATTGTCGGCTTCATAATTTATCTCATATACTATAACTATAAGTTTACCTTAACCCTCCTCCCCTAAACCCTAATAACTCAATAATTCAATCTACTAAACTTTTCTACCGTCACGTAATATTATAATTGACACAGGCTAGCTTcttgtttttttattgtttttctctACCTACCAACGAAGCAGAAATGTCAGTCGAGGTACGATCAACTTTGCGCCCTCAATGCTGCGCTTAGCGATTCTATCGCCAGTGTTGCCAGCGGTGTTAATAACTAGTATACTCAAAATTGTAAAAAGTTGGACAATGAGTCGCAAATAGTGGGCTGCACCACATACAAAAATCTATCAGAGAATGGCTCAGAGCAGATGAATTTATTGATGTTTATATATGTAGGTATGTAGAAAACTACTCGATGAATCACATCaatcaaattaattaaaaataatttttgattaaTTTATTACTAAACTCAATCCAGGATCAATTCAATCTATTTGttgcaaatattgaaaatggtatcattcaattcttgtgagatttagaaaaaagaaaataaaaggaAACTTATTGAATTTAAAGGATGTAACGATCGAAAAATGGTAAAACAAGAACTAATGTAAATGTTTTATTAACCCCTCAACGCTCATGGGGAAACATttttcccttctataaaaatcgttatcgattcttcaattattattaaatcgatttttttactgaatgtttaaaaaaaacttatttccaaggctttctgaacgaataaaaaaatgaattgcCAATCTGTCGTTTGTGCAAAACGACGTATAGAAAAGAACACATATTAAaagtgttatgtgcaacgtccacttgtgctaaaaaagtacacgaaatcgtttcgaagaataccataactaattatttattttactattctgataattaaagtaaataaagcaataaattaa comes from Malaya genurostris strain Urasoe2022 chromosome 3, Malgen_1.1, whole genome shotgun sequence and encodes:
- the LOC131437154 gene encoding calpain-B-like isoform X2, whose product is MPISIGATIESLVQEFNDNTSNGPKRLFQSKTRFMPVVFSRDGQLKPKKDIRSAEAQDFYDLRDRCIRNRTLFEDPEFPANSSSLSFSGDYRSNIKWLRPTEISKDAAFFENSYSRFDINQGELGDCWLLAAAANLTQDPLLFSRVVPEDNSFRENYAGIFHFRFWRFGQWCDVVIDDRLPTVDGNLIYMRSTEKHEFWSALLEKAYAKVFGSYEALRGGSASEAMEDFTGGLTETFDMKDAPKDLFSIIEKGFTNHAMFACSLEPDPSKFEAETAQGLIRGHAYSITMAKMIDIQTPRAKGKIQLLRLRNPWGNSNEWNGAWSDKSPEWKFIPDETKREIGLIFEVDGEFWISFQDFVRYFDRVELCNLNPNCPIVRQREGYPWKQSSFEGEWAIGSTAGGCRNYPDTFWHNPQYVIHLKDPDKDDKEGKATAIVALMQKNRRSKRNKGIDCLTIGLILYRVTEADLVKKPLPKEFFLQNASAARSTFINLRETTCRFRLDPGVYVVIPSTFEPNQEGEFLIRVFSECPNCLSENENEVGVCDLDPRVSPDDNNNRPGTPHTVPIKPIMPDPVKPNPQREAMERLFVDVAGVDGEVDWMELKLVLDHCFRDDIAAVAKGISQSYQAAPFELKVSKASVIAESEPVCCGLLAILQDWYANMAGGDNRPQQSTGANDVVVHKEKAPLMAVGTSSSGFSKDACRSMVAMLDEDQSGKLGFLEFQKLLTDIARWKAVFKLYDKKQAGHLNPFELKVALQSAGYNLNNKILNSLMHRYGSKEGEIWFDDFVTCAVKIKTMIDIFRLKTGNGSNVASFNMDEWIHTTIYS
- the LOC131437154 gene encoding calpain-B-like isoform X1, encoding MPISIGATIESLVQEFNDNTSNGPKRLFQSKTRFMPVVFSRDGQLKPKKDIRSAEAQDFYDLRDRCIRNRTLFEDPEFPANSSSLSFSGDYRSNIKWLRPTEISKDAAFFENSYSRFDINQGELGDCWLLAAAANLTQDPLLFSRVVPEDNSFRENYAGIFHFRFWRFGQWCDVVIDDRLPTVDGNLIYMRSTEKHEFWSALLEKAYAKVFGSYEALRGGSASEAMEDFTGGLTETFDMKDAPKDLFSIIEKGFTNHAMFACSLEPDPSKFEAETAQGLIRGHAYSITMAKMIDIQTPRAKGKIQLLRLRNPWGNSNEWNGAWSDKSPEWKFIPDETKREIGLIFEVDGEFWISFQDFVRYFDRVELCNLNPNCPIVRQREGYPWKQSSFEGEWAIGSTAGGCRNYPDTFWHNPQYVIHLKDPDKDDKEGKATAIVALMQKNRRSKRNKGIDCLTIGLILYRVTEADLVKKPLPKEFFLQNASAARSTFINLRETTCRFRLDPGVYVVIPSTFEPNQEGEFLIRVFSECPNCLSENENEVGVCDLDPRVSPDDNNNRPGTPHTVPIKPIMPDPVKPNPQREAMERLFVDVAGVDGEVDWMELKLVLDHCFRDDIAAVAKGISQSYQAAPFELKVSKASVIAESEPVCCGLLAILQDWYANMAGGDNRPQQSTGANDVVVHKEKAPLMAGETHLGTSSSGFSKDACRSMVAMLDEDQSGKLGFLEFQKLLTDIARWKAVFKLYDKKQAGHLNPFELKVALQSAGYNLNNKILNSLMHRYGSKEGEIWFDDFVTCAVKIKTMIDIFRLKTGNGSNVASFNMDEWIHTTIYS
- the LOC131437154 gene encoding calpain-B-like isoform X3, which translates into the protein MPISIGATIESLVQEFNDNTSNGPKRLFQSKTRFMPVVFSRDGQLKPKKDIRSAEAQDFYDLRDRCIRNRTLFEDPEFPANSSSLSFSGDYRSNIKWLRPTEISKDAAFFENSYSRFDINQGELGDCWLLAAAANLTQDPLLFSRVVPEDNSFRENYAGIFHFRFWRFGQWCDVVIDDRLPTVDGNLIYMRSTEKHEFWSALLEKAYAKVFGSYEALRGGSASEAMEDFTGGLTETFDMKDAPKDLFSIIEKGFTNHAMFACSLEPDPSKFEAETAQGLIRGHAYSITMAKMIDIQTPRAKGKIQLLRLRNPWGNSNEWNGAWSDKSPEWKFIPDETKREIGLIFEVDGEFWISFQDFVRYFDRVELCNLNPNCPIVRQREGYPWKQSSFEGEWAIGSTAGGCRNYPDTFWHNPQYVIHLKDPDKDDKEGKATAIVALMQKNRRSKRNKGIDCLTIGLILYRVTEADLVKKPLPKEFFLQNASAARSTFINLRETTCRFRLDPGVYVVIPSTFEPNQEGEFLIRVFSECPNCLSENENEVGVCDLDPRIKPIMPDPVKPNPQREAMERLFVDVAGVDGEVDWMELKLVLDHCFRDDIAAVAKGISQSYQAAPFELKVSKASVIAESEPVCCGLLAILQDWYANMAGGDNRPQQSTGANDVVVHKEKAPLMAGETHLGTSSSGFSKDACRSMVAMLDEDQSGKLGFLEFQKLLTDIARWKAVFKLYDKKQAGHLNPFELKVALQSAGYNLNNKILNSLMHRYGSKEGEIWFDDFVTCAVKIKTMIDIFRLKTGNGSNVASFNMDEWIHTTIYS